Proteins encoded in a region of the Zea mays cultivar B73 chromosome 4, Zm-B73-REFERENCE-NAM-5.0, whole genome shotgun sequence genome:
- the LOC100280575 gene encoding Protein mago nashi homolog 2 — protein sequence MAAAGGENSGAGEGEGEFYLRYYVGHKGKFGHEFLEFEFRPDGKLRYANNSNYKNDTMIRKEVFVSPSVLREARRIIQESDIMKEDDSNWPEPDRIGRQELEIVMGNEHISFTTSKIGSLVDVQSSKDPEGLRIFYYLVQDLKCFVFSLINLHFKIKPIQS from the exons atggcggcggccggcggcgagaacAGCGGCGCtggcgagggcgagggcgagtTCTACCTGCGCTACTACGTGGGACACAAGGGCAAGTTCGGGCACGAGTTCCTCGAGTTCGAGTTCCGCCCCGACGGCAAGCTCCGCTACGCCAACAACTCCAACTACAAGAACGACACCATGATCCGCAAGGAGGTCTTCGTCTCGCCCTCCGTCCTCCGCGAGGCCAGGAGGATCATCCAGGAGTCCGAC ATCATGAAGGAGGACGACAGCAACTGGCCCGAGCCCGACCGCATCGGCCGCCAGGAGCTCGAGATCGTCATGGGCAACGAGCACATTTCATTCACCACTTCCAAGATCGGCTCCCTCGTCGATGTCCAGTCCAGCAAGGACCCGGAGGGCCTCCGGATCTTCTACTACCTTGTCCAG GATCTGAAGTGTTTCGTGTTCTCGCTCATCAACCTTCACTTCAAGATCAAGCCAATCCAGTCTTGA